A stretch of DNA from Cannabis sativa cultivar Pink pepper isolate KNU-18-1 chromosome X, ASM2916894v1, whole genome shotgun sequence:
AGCGCATTGTATAATTGATGTATTTGTTAATACAGTAAatactctatttaagaatactttatttgaaaataacatttaatttattataaaaaaatcaagtcttAATTTAAGTCAGTTATAAATAAAAcatctaaattgtaattaataatatattttataaatctcttATTAAGAAAGTATATCTCTATATAGGAATAATTAtatcttaattaaatataaacatataatttataaatttatttatacaaaactaataattttatttgaattgtaatacatgtataaagattatatttactcaaaaataattttattatgatatagtattaaaaattgtttattgttattattgttccattgatattttttggtgtTTTGAATTTTTCTAGTCTAATTCTATTTagtcataattttttaattagaatataatttagttaatttcaaatatattcttaaatagaggttctattGTATAATTGTTCATGTTTAAATGAaatgttttcaatttttttttttatataaaaaaaaaaaatagctacaAAGAAGGTTGACATCCCCAAAACCAACcaaaataaactatttgtataATTGATTATGTCTCCcactaatttttagttattttatccTAAtcctaatatttaataatttatttacgtAGTTAAATATATGTTGTTTGGTGTCTATTGTAAAAATCATTTTAgacaaaataacaattttaggctggcttaattaatttaaattattccttcatttaactctagtaaccaaaaaaaaaaaagacaaaaagaacAAGAATTAAAAAACAATGTACTTAAATTAACATTAaccctaaataattaaacaaacaACCCAACTACTGTTTTTCAAGTAAACAATTAAAAACTACTAAacatctttttttgtttttcaagtAAAAATCTGTTTTgcaaattttcttatttaagagctattttttcttttttcttctatcATTCATTTCTCTCTTTCGTTCATTCATTCTCTCTTTATCGTATCTATCAATTACACAATGATGTCATCATTTCTTAGTCCAATTTATTGGTACGGAAATTACCTTCGTTTATGCTTCGTTGTTGCTGGGCTCACTTCTCAGTTAACCAACCTTGATAATGGTGATACCACTGTCCACTTTTGGGGACCGAATTCCATTAACACGACCAAGCCATCATTGGTTCTAATACACGGCTTTGGCCCCGTGCCCACGTGGCAGTGGCGAAATCAAGTCACATACTTTGCCCCTAAATTCAACGTCTATGTTCCTGAATTGATATTCTTCGGCCAATCCACAACTCGTTTGGCTGGCCGTTCTGAGCAATTTCAAGCAGACATTGTTGCCAAACTAATGGAGAAGATTGGCGTGAAGAAATACAGCGTGGTGGGGACAAGTTACGGTGGATTCGTTGCATACAATGTAGCAAAAAGGTGGGCAAATAGAGTTGATAAAGTGGTAATTGCAAGTTCTGCTACAAATATGAGGTTGAGAGACGGTGTAGAGTTGCTAAAAAGGGCGAAAGTGGAGAAGATTCAAGATCTTTTTCTTCCGACCACTGTAGCACAATTAAGGACTCTGCTCAGTCTCACTGTGTATAATTTTTTCGAGTTTGTACCGTACTCATTACTCGACGATATGCTCCAAGTAATCATTCTCTTACATTCATTATCTAGAAAAGTTGATAATATTGCAAAGTAAAATTAGTATATGTCATTTATGTAAATGTGTAAATTAACTTTAcaacttttatatatttttatactatTGCAGAAATTGTTCTttgataat
This window harbors:
- the LOC115717987 gene encoding uncharacterized protein LOC115717987, translated to MMSSFLSPIYWYGNYLRLCFVVAGLTSQLTNLDNGDTTVHFWGPNSINTTKPSLVLIHGFGPVPTWQWRNQVTYFAPKFNVYVPELIFFGQSTTRLAGRSEQFQADIVAKLMEKIGVKKYSVVGTSYGGFVAYNVAKRWANRVDKVVIASSATNMRLRDGVELLKRAKVEKIQDLFLPTTVAQLRTLLSLTVYNFFEFVPYSLLDDMLQKLFFDNREEKSELFDGLTIGRDNQAHVVDLNKEVLLVWGDHDQIFPIEETVELKKLLGKNVKLEVIKEASHLPNIEKADQFNQILNNFLSIKK